In Bryobacteraceae bacterium, the following proteins share a genomic window:
- a CDS encoding MFS transporter yields MALWAALFGYLLDAMDVLLYVFALPSVRVEFGLSNSEAGMVSAATLVASAAGGVAAGWISDRIGRRRTLMATILWYSAASAGSATAGSLPELMFWRAMVGLGLGGEWSAGAVLVAESWPAAGRAKAIGAMQSGWALGYMAAAAVSGFVLPRWGWRALFLVGVLPALLTIFIRMRVVEPEASRPAAGAGARMLLESPWCGLTVRATATTTAVLLGYWGLFSWLPTYLAAPVEAGGAGLGIVTSSRWLLIVQAGALAGYLSFGWFADRIGRRPAFLAYVLAAAALVQVYGTTRSQGALFLLGPLLGFFGSGYFSLFGAMLSELFPAGIRGIGVGLSYNFGRAISAAAPWMVGAAADERGYGTALSINTGFFLLAGVLIWTLPETRDRELLPVSG; encoded by the coding sequence ATGGCGCTGTGGGCAGCCCTGTTCGGCTATCTGCTGGACGCGATGGACGTCCTGCTCTACGTTTTCGCCTTGCCTTCGGTTCGGGTCGAGTTCGGGCTCAGCAACAGCGAGGCCGGGATGGTGAGCGCGGCGACACTCGTGGCGTCGGCGGCGGGAGGCGTGGCGGCGGGCTGGATTTCGGACCGGATCGGGCGGCGGCGAACGCTGATGGCCACGATCCTGTGGTATTCGGCGGCGTCGGCCGGGTCAGCCACGGCGGGCAGTCTCCCGGAGCTGATGTTCTGGCGGGCGATGGTGGGGCTGGGGCTGGGAGGCGAATGGTCCGCCGGAGCGGTGCTGGTGGCGGAGAGCTGGCCGGCGGCCGGGCGGGCCAAGGCGATCGGCGCAATGCAATCCGGATGGGCGCTGGGATACATGGCAGCCGCCGCGGTTTCCGGATTCGTTCTGCCACGGTGGGGGTGGCGAGCGTTGTTCCTGGTGGGCGTACTGCCGGCGCTGCTCACGATCTTCATCCGGATGCGCGTGGTGGAGCCGGAGGCCTCGCGTCCGGCGGCGGGGGCGGGCGCACGCATGTTGCTCGAATCGCCATGGTGCGGGTTGACGGTGCGCGCCACGGCGACCACAACCGCGGTGCTGCTCGGCTACTGGGGCCTGTTCTCGTGGCTGCCCACCTACCTCGCAGCTCCGGTGGAGGCGGGCGGAGCAGGACTGGGTATCGTCACCAGCAGCCGGTGGCTGTTGATCGTGCAGGCGGGCGCGCTCGCCGGGTACCTCAGCTTCGGTTGGTTCGCGGACCGTATCGGGCGGAGGCCGGCCTTTCTCGCCTACGTGCTGGCGGCGGCGGCGCTGGTGCAGGTGTATGGGACCACGCGCTCCCAAGGCGCTTTGTTCCTGCTGGGACCGCTGCTCGGGTTCTTCGGCAGCGGCTACTTCTCGCTGTTCGGTGCGATGCTGTCGGAATTGTTCCCGGCCGGGATCCGGGGCATCGGAGTCGGGCTTTCGTACAACTTCGGACGGGCGATTTCGGCGGCGGCGCCGTGGATGGTGGGCGCGGCGGCCGATGAGCGAGGCTACGGCACGGCGCTTTCGATCAACACGGGGTTCTTTCTGCTGGCGGGAGTCCTGATTTGGACGCTGCCGGAGACTCGGGATCGCGAACTGCTACCGGTTTCAGGATAA
- a CDS encoding phosphotransferase: MTNHAAHAIPADRHEAVARGLREALAATHWDELHPLMNGHSGALIYRITVNGSRYLLRIVTRANDTTFPDHVACMNIAAAAGLAPRVVYANAGDRVIITDFIEAAPFQQSDAAVRMPGVLRALHALPPFPGRAGHLNTSPTFLMTGGAAAEGLLEKFRSAQVLPAEFRQELFRRLAEAKAVYPTGGSDMVSSHNDILKPDNVIFDGTRVWLVDWEAAFLNDRYADLAVVADFLVPDSAERACLERYFGRAPGERELARFAVMRQVVHMFYTIAFLWLGAAGKPVDLSGPAPDFREFHRRLWCGELNIGDPRTKIEYGRVHLEELLKRSNTDRFEEALQVLR; this comes from the coding sequence ATGACCAACCACGCAGCGCACGCGATTCCGGCGGACCGGCACGAGGCCGTGGCCCGCGGTCTTCGCGAGGCATTGGCGGCGACGCACTGGGATGAGCTGCATCCGCTGATGAACGGGCATAGCGGCGCGCTGATCTATCGGATCACCGTCAACGGGTCGCGATATCTGCTGCGGATCGTGACGCGCGCGAACGACACCACCTTTCCCGATCACGTCGCGTGCATGAATATCGCCGCGGCCGCCGGGCTCGCGCCGCGCGTCGTGTACGCGAACGCCGGCGACCGCGTAATCATCACGGACTTCATCGAAGCGGCGCCTTTCCAGCAATCCGACGCGGCGGTCCGGATGCCAGGCGTCTTGCGGGCGCTGCATGCGCTGCCGCCGTTCCCGGGCCGGGCCGGGCATCTCAACACGTCGCCCACGTTTCTGATGACGGGCGGAGCGGCGGCCGAAGGACTGCTCGAGAAATTCCGGTCCGCACAGGTGCTGCCGGCCGAGTTCCGCCAGGAATTATTCAGGCGGCTTGCGGAGGCGAAGGCGGTGTATCCCACCGGCGGCAGCGACATGGTGTCCAGCCACAACGACATCCTGAAGCCGGACAACGTCATCTTCGACGGGACGCGAGTGTGGCTGGTGGATTGGGAAGCGGCGTTCTTGAACGACCGGTACGCGGACCTAGCCGTTGTGGCGGATTTCCTGGTTCCCGACAGCGCCGAGCGAGCCTGCCTGGAGCGCTATTTCGGGCGCGCGCCCGGCGAGCGCGAACTCGCCCGGTTTGCCGTGATGCGCCAGGTGGTCCACATGTTCTACACGATCGCGTTTCTTTGGTTGGGCGCGGCCGGGAAGCCCGTTGATCTGAGCGGGCCGGCGCCGGATTTTCGGGAGTTTCACAGGCGGCTGTGGTGCGGCGAGCTGAACATCGGAGATCCACGGACCAAGATCGAGTACGGAAGGGTTCACCTCGAAGAGCTTTTGAAGCGGAGCAATACGGACCGGTTCGAGGAAGCGCTGCAGGTATTGCGCTGA
- a CDS encoding ABC transporter permease gives MSPFGLLSDVGEAFANLRAQKTRTFLTALGIVFGVGSVIGMLSIGAGARQQSLEFIEQLGVRNILIDSRPAMSAEELQQRRRASPGLTERDARILEANVEGLEVLSPRGALHPARVLPKPAATVPELYGVRPSYARIHNLRPQEGRFLADADDASGAAVCVLGETAKIGILGYGAAAGKYVKVNDTWLRVVGVLAPQVADSTVAGAGRSQDRNNAVFVPFTTFQYRFWDSSRFLKDELDGIDIRLKDGVDSLEASTVVGAILNSTHRNTEDFTVTIPAALLAQQKRTQTIFTYVMVAIAAISLLVGGIGIMNIVLATVMERTREIGIRRAVGATRRDIVRQFLTESVLISGAGGVLGVAFGLGLSWIIASAAEWRTIVTTTSIGVAFGVAVAVGVLFGIYPAMKAAEIDPIEALRYE, from the coding sequence ATGAGTCCGTTCGGTCTCCTGTCCGATGTCGGCGAAGCCTTCGCCAACCTCCGCGCTCAGAAGACGCGGACGTTTCTCACCGCTCTCGGCATCGTCTTCGGGGTCGGCTCCGTGATCGGGATGCTTTCCATCGGCGCCGGCGCCCGCCAGCAGTCGCTCGAGTTCATCGAGCAGCTCGGCGTGCGCAACATCCTCATCGATTCGCGCCCGGCCATGAGCGCGGAAGAACTTCAGCAGCGCCGGCGCGCGTCCCCGGGCCTCACCGAGCGCGACGCCCGCATCCTCGAAGCGAACGTCGAGGGGCTCGAGGTGCTATCGCCGCGGGGTGCGCTGCATCCGGCGCGCGTCCTGCCGAAACCCGCCGCCACCGTGCCCGAACTCTATGGCGTCCGGCCATCCTACGCGCGCATCCATAATCTACGGCCCCAGGAGGGCCGCTTCCTCGCGGACGCCGACGATGCCTCCGGAGCCGCGGTCTGCGTGCTCGGCGAGACGGCCAAGATCGGCATTCTCGGCTACGGCGCCGCCGCCGGAAAGTATGTCAAGGTGAACGACACGTGGCTTCGCGTGGTGGGCGTGCTCGCGCCGCAGGTGGCCGATTCCACTGTCGCCGGAGCCGGCCGCTCGCAGGACCGCAACAACGCCGTGTTTGTTCCCTTCACCACGTTCCAATACCGCTTCTGGGATTCGAGCCGCTTCCTCAAGGACGAACTGGACGGCATCGACATCCGCCTCAAGGACGGGGTCGACAGCCTGGAGGCATCCACCGTGGTCGGCGCGATTCTCAACTCCACGCACCGCAACACGGAGGATTTCACCGTCACCATTCCCGCCGCTCTCCTCGCCCAGCAGAAGCGGACTCAGACCATCTTTACCTATGTCATGGTCGCCATCGCGGCCATCTCGCTGCTCGTCGGCGGCATCGGCATCATGAATATCGTCCTCGCCACGGTGATGGAGCGCACCCGCGAAATCGGCATCCGCCGCGCCGTGGGCGCCACCCGGCGCGACATCGTGCGCCAGTTCCTCACCGAGTCCGTGTTGATCTCTGGCGCTGGCGGTGTGCTCGGCGTCGCCTTCGGGCTCGGCCTTTCCTGGATCATCGCCTCGGCGGCGGAGTGGCGCACCATCGTCACCACCACGTCGATCGGCGTGGCCTTCGGCGTCGCCGTCGCCGTTGGGGTGCTGTTCGGAATCTATCCCGCGATGAAGGCGGCCGAGATCGATCCGATCGAGGCGCTCCGCTACGAGTAA
- a CDS encoding efflux RND transporter periplasmic adaptor subunit, with translation MNKRVPLAILGAVLLALGAWGARFVARELEPDGDAKIPVATVRKGDVTFTVVARGELQGGNSKMLTAPMTGSPQLILISLRRPGDLVEEGDVVAEFDTTEESYKLREAEADLAEAEQQVIQATNEALAKEEELQQELIKTRGDVKLAEIERERNPFLPDMVARQNDLALEATRDRLRKLEQDYPSRKAAAAAAIAIQQAARKKAEVAAETARRNIAMMTLKAPMAGYVNVERNTNSNFFFPGMQFPMLQVGDTVRAGSGVVQIPDMKTWEITAKISEQDRGLLALAQPVEIRVVALPQRTFHGKITNLGGTTGPPWDRRFECKMSLDDPVPELRPGMSTHMVVTTETMRGVLWIPAQALFETDGRKQVYLRSGDGFTAREVELVRASESRVVVKGLSEGDEIATANPSSRADEKTGVPKGGSATKAVTGK, from the coding sequence ATGAACAAACGGGTTCCGCTCGCCATTCTCGGCGCTGTGCTGCTGGCGCTCGGCGCGTGGGGAGCCCGCTTCGTCGCGCGCGAACTGGAACCGGACGGAGACGCGAAAATCCCGGTGGCCACCGTCCGCAAGGGCGACGTTACTTTCACCGTCGTGGCGCGCGGCGAGTTACAGGGCGGTAATTCAAAGATGCTCACCGCGCCGATGACCGGCAGTCCCCAGTTGATTCTTATCTCGCTCCGCCGGCCCGGCGACCTCGTGGAGGAAGGCGACGTCGTCGCCGAGTTCGACACCACCGAGGAAAGTTACAAGCTCCGCGAGGCGGAAGCCGACCTCGCCGAGGCCGAGCAGCAGGTGATCCAGGCCACCAACGAGGCGCTCGCCAAGGAAGAAGAGCTCCAGCAGGAACTGATCAAGACGCGTGGCGACGTCAAGCTCGCCGAGATCGAACGCGAACGCAACCCGTTCCTTCCCGACATGGTCGCCCGGCAAAACGACCTTGCCTTGGAGGCCACGCGAGACCGCCTCCGCAAACTCGAACAGGATTACCCGTCCCGCAAGGCGGCAGCCGCGGCGGCCATCGCCATTCAACAGGCGGCCCGCAAGAAAGCGGAAGTAGCCGCCGAGACCGCCCGCCGCAACATCGCCATGATGACGCTTAAGGCCCCGATGGCCGGCTATGTCAACGTCGAGCGCAACACGAACAGCAACTTCTTCTTTCCCGGAATGCAGTTCCCGATGCTGCAGGTGGGCGACACCGTGCGCGCCGGTTCCGGAGTCGTGCAGATCCCGGACATGAAGACCTGGGAAATAACCGCCAAGATCAGCGAGCAGGACCGTGGGCTGCTCGCGCTCGCTCAACCCGTCGAGATTCGCGTGGTGGCCCTGCCTCAACGGACCTTTCACGGAAAGATCACCAACCTCGGCGGCACTACCGGGCCACCGTGGGATCGCCGGTTCGAGTGCAAGATGAGCCTTGACGACCCCGTGCCGGAACTGCGCCCGGGCATGAGCACGCACATGGTCGTCACCACGGAAACCATGCGCGGCGTGCTCTGGATTCCGGCTCAGGCGCTGTTTGAGACGGACGGCCGTAAGCAGGTTTATCTGCGGTCGGGGGACGGGTTCACGGCCAGGGAGGTGGAACTCGTGCGGGCGAGCGAGAGCCGCGTGGTGGTGAAGGGGCTCTCGGAAGGCGACGAGATCGCCACCGCCAATCCTTCCAGCCGAGCCGACGAGAAGACCGGCGTCCCCAAGGGCGGTAGCGCCACCAAGGCGGTCACCGGCAAATGA
- a CDS encoding efflux RND transporter periplasmic adaptor subunit, which produces MPRSGGKRRYVWALAAAFLAAAGSGAWAYIHYGRVTIDPSIPSAIVRKGEFFVIVSCRGELVAGRSVQITAPLNVPDMRIAWQAPPGSTVKKGDSILRFDSSGAKRQLQEKEASLQQSEASLKQTAAQAAIQEEQDKLELAWQKHQVERARLEVRKAELVSKLQAEESGINLSLAEDKLNVVQATLELNKASGRSKIAAVEAERDKNFADVELTRKRIGQMEVSAPSDGMVSYLLNYSRGWMNAQPFRVGDNVWPGSAIAEIPDLASLEMKAKVEEIERSRIKLGQTARIHLDPFPEKPFPAKLASISPLTEQNFEWPPTRNFRAFGTFDAMDPRLRPGMNGRMDIVVDRIPDALAVPAKAVFARQGKPVVLVAGRDGFHAAFVEIVARNPDEVAIRGVASGDRVALIDQSGPSPAKSGKK; this is translated from the coding sequence ATGCCGCGTTCCGGCGGCAAACGGCGATACGTTTGGGCGCTGGCGGCCGCGTTCCTGGCCGCTGCCGGAAGCGGGGCATGGGCCTACATCCACTACGGCCGGGTCACGATTGACCCGAGCATCCCTAGCGCCATCGTCCGCAAGGGCGAATTTTTCGTCATCGTCTCCTGCCGCGGAGAACTCGTCGCCGGCCGGTCCGTCCAGATCACCGCGCCGTTGAACGTGCCCGACATGCGCATCGCCTGGCAGGCGCCGCCGGGCAGCACCGTGAAAAAGGGCGATTCCATCCTCCGTTTCGATTCGAGCGGCGCCAAGCGCCAATTGCAGGAGAAGGAAGCCTCTCTGCAGCAATCGGAAGCTTCGCTCAAGCAGACCGCGGCGCAGGCGGCCATTCAAGAGGAGCAGGACAAGCTCGAGTTGGCCTGGCAGAAGCACCAGGTGGAGCGGGCGCGGCTCGAAGTCCGGAAAGCGGAATTGGTGAGCAAACTCCAGGCCGAAGAGAGCGGCATCAATCTGAGTCTCGCCGAAGACAAGCTGAATGTCGTCCAGGCGACCCTTGAACTGAACAAGGCTTCCGGCAGGTCGAAGATCGCCGCCGTGGAGGCCGAGCGAGACAAGAATTTCGCCGACGTGGAACTTACCCGGAAGCGGATCGGTCAAATGGAGGTGAGCGCCCCTTCCGACGGCATGGTGAGTTACCTGCTCAACTATTCGCGCGGCTGGATGAACGCCCAGCCGTTCCGCGTTGGCGACAACGTATGGCCGGGCAGCGCCATCGCCGAGATCCCCGACCTCGCGAGCCTCGAAATGAAGGCCAAGGTCGAGGAGATCGAACGCAGCCGGATCAAACTCGGGCAGACGGCGCGCATCCATCTGGACCCCTTTCCCGAAAAGCCCTTCCCCGCGAAACTGGCCTCGATCTCGCCTCTCACCGAACAAAACTTCGAATGGCCGCCGACGCGTAATTTCCGTGCTTTCGGCACATTCGACGCGATGGACCCCCGCCTCCGCCCCGGCATGAACGGCCGCATGGATATCGTGGTGGATCGCATTCCCGACGCCCTCGCCGTTCCGGCCAAAGCGGTCTTCGCCCGGCAGGGCAAGCCCGTCGTCCTCGTCGCCGGGCGCGACGGATTCCACGCCGCCTTCGTCGAGATCGTGGCGCGCAATCCGGACGAAGTGGCGATTCGCGGCGTCGCCTCCGGCGACCGGGTGGCGCTGATCGATCAATCCGGCCCGTCGCCGGCGAAATCCGGCAAGAAATGA